One Prodigiosinella aquatilis DNA window includes the following coding sequences:
- a CDS encoding ABC transporter substrate-binding protein, which produces MKINNRKIIILSALALMGLQVPLVQAAIVPSGVTLASKQELVRSNGAEPATLDPQLAESNESFNIILDCFSGLVSIDAAGKIHPDLAAKWENQNNTVWTFHLRPGIVWSNGKPITAQDVVFSWQRLVDPKTASPYASFASNAHIENAQAIADGKMPVSQLGVKALDDHTVQVTLSQPVSYFLQFVGHISLFPVNKAVVEKFGDKWTQPGNIVTSGAYTPVQWVVNEKVVAQRNPKYWDNKATVINKVTYLPIADQAAMVNRYRAGEIDITDTIPTIQYRQLKAELGGQIHNTDLLGIYYYKFNTAKAPFNDVRVRQALNLALNKSIIADKVVGQGQKPADTLMPLKIGGMTFTPPAYAAWSQSKRNAEAKKLLAEAGFTPAHPLKLNLLYNTSQDHQRIAIAATSMWKKNLGADVTMKNQEWKTMLETMRQGNFDLVRYTWLADYNEPSTFFNTFRTGDTQNTTKYSNRHFDAAIQTASETTDAGKIKQEYQTASDILSKDVPAIPVYYYVQNQLVKPFIGGFVVSPLGFYLTRNIYIKQH; this is translated from the coding sequence ATGAAAATAAACAACAGGAAAATAATCATACTTTCAGCGCTTGCGCTTATGGGTTTGCAAGTTCCGTTGGTACAGGCAGCCATTGTGCCCAGCGGGGTCACACTAGCCAGTAAACAGGAACTGGTCCGCAGCAACGGCGCCGAACCTGCGACGCTGGATCCGCAGCTCGCCGAAAGTAACGAATCCTTCAATATCATTCTGGATTGTTTCAGCGGACTGGTCAGTATTGACGCAGCTGGCAAAATCCACCCGGATCTTGCTGCAAAATGGGAAAACCAGAATAACACGGTCTGGACATTTCATTTACGCCCTGGCATCGTCTGGTCCAATGGGAAACCCATCACGGCCCAGGATGTGGTGTTTAGTTGGCAGCGACTGGTGGATCCCAAAACCGCGTCGCCCTACGCTTCTTTTGCCTCGAATGCCCATATTGAAAACGCGCAGGCCATTGCCGATGGCAAAATGCCCGTCAGCCAGCTTGGTGTAAAAGCTCTGGATGACCATACCGTCCAGGTAACGCTTTCCCAACCCGTTTCTTATTTTCTCCAGTTCGTGGGCCATATATCGTTGTTCCCGGTCAACAAAGCTGTTGTCGAGAAATTCGGCGACAAATGGACGCAGCCAGGCAATATCGTCACCAGCGGTGCGTATACCCCTGTTCAGTGGGTGGTAAACGAAAAAGTTGTGGCCCAGCGCAATCCTAAATACTGGGATAATAAAGCAACCGTAATCAACAAAGTCACTTACCTGCCCATCGCAGACCAGGCGGCCATGGTTAACCGCTACCGGGCTGGCGAAATCGATATTACCGATACTATTCCAACAATTCAGTACCGGCAGCTCAAAGCCGAACTCGGCGGACAGATTCATAATACTGATTTGCTCGGCATCTATTATTACAAGTTCAATACGGCTAAAGCCCCGTTCAACGATGTTCGTGTCCGCCAGGCGCTTAATCTTGCCCTGAATAAAAGCATTATCGCTGATAAAGTAGTGGGACAAGGGCAAAAACCGGCTGACACACTGATGCCATTAAAAATTGGTGGAATGACGTTCACCCCACCGGCATATGCCGCCTGGTCTCAGAGTAAACGTAACGCTGAGGCGAAAAAATTACTGGCTGAGGCCGGTTTCACCCCGGCACATCCCCTGAAACTGAATCTGCTTTATAACACCTCTCAGGATCATCAACGTATTGCTATTGCGGCGACATCCATGTGGAAAAAGAATCTGGGGGCCGATGTCACTATGAAAAATCAGGAATGGAAAACCATGCTTGAAACCATGCGTCAGGGGAATTTCGATCTGGTGCGTTATACCTGGCTTGCCGACTACAACGAACCCTCTACATTCTTTAATACCTTCCGCACCGGGGATACGCAGAACACCACTAAGTACAGTAATCGTCATTTTGATGCCGCCATTCAGACAGCCAGTGAAACGACCGATGCCGGAAAAATCAAGCAAGAATACCAAACAGCCAGCGACATTCTGAGCAAGGATGTTCCCGCCATTCCGGTCTATTACTATGTCCAGAACCAGTTGGTGAAACCCTTTATCGGTGGATTTGTTGTTTCGCCTCTCGGATTTTATCTGACTCGCAATATCTATATTAAACAACATTGA
- a CDS encoding MarR family transcriptional regulator has protein sequence METINLENSLSLLQCELVARRHRFTPEAVTWAQYDVLEVLRVDGALRPSIISERLGVSRTQLSKALRVLKDLELIEQSSDDTDRRAQETRLSAKGKAFMERAALQRCDAARLVALVMTAGEQAMFAELCCKAVKGLQAEASENA, from the coding sequence ATGGAAACTATAAATCTTGAAAACTCACTATCTCTTCTGCAATGTGAACTGGTCGCCCGTCGCCACCGTTTCACGCCAGAAGCGGTAACATGGGCACAATATGATGTACTGGAAGTCCTGCGCGTCGACGGTGCTTTGCGACCGTCGATCATTAGCGAGCGCTTAGGTGTTTCCCGCACCCAACTGTCAAAGGCACTGCGCGTGCTCAAAGATCTCGAATTAATCGAGCAATCGTCCGACGATACCGACCGCCGTGCGCAGGAAACCAGACTTAGCGCCAAGGGCAAAGCCTTCATGGAAAGAGCAGCGCTCCAACGATGCGATGCGGCGCGGCTGGTAGCGTTGGTCATGACGGCGGGAGAACAAGCGATGTTCGCCGAACTCTGCTGCAAAGCCGTTAAGGGATTGCAGGCAGAGGCATCTGAAAATGCCTGA
- a CDS encoding excinuclease ABC subunit UvrA: MPDLPMRIIRARTNNLKNVTLEIPKHKIVVFTGVSGCGKSSLLFDTIAAESQHQLAETYSTFVRNRLKPQGHPEADRLENLPASIVVDQRRLGGNARSTVGTVTEIYALLRLLFSRIGKPHIGESSLFSFNNPNGMCPECQGLGTIRMIDEKALFDRERSLNEGAIRFPGFEPSSWRWKRYALSGFFDTAKPLGTYSEIEWRRLTIEEGTPVTHPKPGWPKSTVYEGVLPRLRRSFLEREEADLSTVELEALARVTTSGPCPVCGGGRLNPQVLSCQIAGHNIAECAEMEASELLDFVRGIKEKEMLPVVSSMVEKLESMIDIGLDYLSLNRGTSGLSGGESQRIKMIRHLGSSLADIAYVFDEPSVGLHARDVRHLGELLIRLRDKGNSILLVEHDPDIIAIADHVIDMGPQAGQSGGEVVYQGSVANLKLADTETGRAFRKLRHFSKKPRTPSGWISIHNQSMFNVHNVSVEIPLGVMTVVAGVAGSGKSTLVNRILPRLRSDVVVIDQTELRGSFRSTPASYLGILDDIRHYFARRSGKHVGLFSTNSAGACPLCKGRGVIRTDLAFLDAVEAVCEVCDGSGYSAEARSARVVGHSIAEIMNMCAPEVRHLFEGETTISDALARMEQVGLGYVQIGQRLSTLSGGERQRLKLAAELGRTGGIYLFDEPTSGLHMADVERLIQLFGSLADQGVTLIVVEHNLDIIAAADHVIEMGPGAGKHGGKIVYQGSPFGMVKDNQSVTGAFLSEYLSDSIATHQG; encoded by the coding sequence ATGCCTGATTTGCCGATGCGAATTATCCGCGCTCGAACGAACAATCTGAAGAATGTAACCCTCGAGATCCCAAAGCATAAGATTGTCGTTTTCACAGGGGTTTCCGGCTGTGGGAAATCGTCGCTTCTGTTCGATACCATAGCCGCTGAGTCGCAACACCAATTGGCCGAAACTTATTCGACCTTCGTTCGCAACCGGCTAAAGCCTCAGGGACACCCGGAAGCGGACCGTCTCGAAAATCTACCGGCATCGATTGTCGTTGATCAGCGTCGGCTAGGTGGCAACGCTCGCTCCACAGTCGGAACCGTGACGGAGATTTACGCTCTCCTGCGTCTGCTTTTCTCGCGCATTGGCAAGCCTCATATCGGAGAATCCAGCCTCTTCTCATTCAATAATCCCAATGGTATGTGTCCGGAGTGTCAGGGATTAGGAACGATCAGGATGATCGACGAGAAAGCGCTGTTCGACCGGGAGCGTTCACTTAACGAAGGAGCTATCCGTTTCCCAGGATTCGAGCCGTCTTCATGGCGTTGGAAACGCTACGCTTTGTCAGGCTTCTTCGATACAGCAAAGCCTCTTGGTACGTATAGCGAGATAGAGTGGCGACGTCTGACCATTGAGGAAGGTACGCCCGTAACTCACCCCAAGCCAGGCTGGCCGAAAAGCACGGTCTATGAAGGTGTTTTGCCTCGGCTGCGCCGCTCATTTCTGGAACGCGAAGAGGCGGATCTTAGCACCGTTGAACTGGAAGCACTGGCACGTGTGACGACAAGCGGGCCATGTCCGGTTTGCGGAGGCGGCCGTCTCAATCCTCAAGTGCTTTCCTGCCAGATCGCTGGCCACAACATTGCGGAATGTGCTGAGATGGAGGCAAGCGAACTGCTCGATTTTGTTCGTGGAATAAAAGAGAAGGAGATGCTCCCAGTCGTATCATCCATGGTAGAAAAACTCGAAAGCATGATCGATATAGGGCTCGACTATCTCAGTTTGAATCGGGGAACATCCGGTCTGTCCGGCGGCGAATCCCAACGGATCAAGATGATCCGTCATCTTGGCAGCAGTCTTGCGGATATTGCCTATGTATTCGATGAGCCGAGTGTTGGTCTGCACGCCCGCGATGTTCGCCATCTCGGTGAGTTGCTTATCCGCTTGAGGGACAAGGGGAACAGCATTCTTCTGGTCGAACACGACCCCGATATCATCGCCATCGCCGATCATGTAATCGACATGGGGCCTCAGGCAGGACAAAGCGGTGGAGAGGTTGTCTATCAGGGATCGGTGGCGAACCTGAAATTAGCTGATACGGAGACAGGTCGAGCCTTTCGCAAGCTGCGGCACTTCAGCAAAAAGCCTCGCACTCCGTCCGGGTGGATCAGCATCCATAATCAATCGATGTTCAATGTACATAACGTGTCCGTCGAAATCCCGCTTGGGGTAATGACGGTGGTCGCGGGTGTTGCGGGGTCCGGAAAATCGACACTTGTTAACCGGATATTGCCCCGGCTTCGTTCTGATGTCGTCGTTATTGATCAGACTGAGCTTCGCGGCTCTTTTCGTTCAACACCAGCCAGTTACCTTGGTATTCTCGACGACATTCGTCACTATTTCGCGCGGCGGAGCGGCAAGCATGTTGGACTGTTCAGCACGAATTCTGCCGGAGCCTGCCCTCTCTGCAAAGGACGCGGTGTCATCCGTACCGATCTCGCATTCCTCGATGCGGTTGAGGCGGTTTGCGAAGTCTGTGACGGTTCCGGTTATAGCGCGGAAGCGCGCTCAGCCCGAGTTGTGGGCCACTCCATAGCCGAGATAATGAACATGTGCGCACCAGAAGTACGACATCTGTTCGAGGGCGAAACTACAATCTCAGATGCACTTGCGCGCATGGAGCAGGTAGGGCTCGGCTATGTGCAGATCGGCCAGCGGCTTTCTACCTTGTCAGGTGGCGAAAGACAGAGATTGAAACTGGCGGCAGAACTCGGCCGAACCGGAGGAATATATCTGTTCGATGAACCTACATCCGGTCTTCACATGGCAGACGTGGAACGCCTGATACAGTTGTTCGGTTCGCTAGCGGATCAAGGAGTGACCCTCATCGTTGTCGAACACAATCTCGATATAATTGCCGCTGCTGACCATGTGATTGAGATGGGTCCCGGTGCAGGAAAGCATGGGGGAAAGATCGTCTATCAAGGAAGTCCCTTCGGAATGGTAAAGGACAATCAGTCAGTAACTGGAGCGTTTCTGTCAGAGTATTTGTCAGATAGCATCGCTACTCATCAGGGCTAA
- a CDS encoding IS110 family transposase, producing MFQLGVDVSKKTLDLCLLCDGVKGKVKTRKLKNDFNAVIAVISWLCKQNVGLKNVHIIMEATGVYHESLAYGLHKAGAMISLANPYRSREFARGMGILTKNDRVDAYMLACYGALKAPEAWSPPPDNILHLSALLHRRDALVADSIREKNRLENARATDTPAVITASIENMLRSLGAELKHLDALIQSHLDQDPELKKNFDLLTSIKSVGFLLGLNMLVILGSHHFETAQQVAAFLGVVPVEKNSGTSVRGRGRLSKIGPPEIRAKLYLASLCGMRFNPAMKAMYERLCQRGKAKMCAIGALMRKLVHWCYGVLKTQKPFDAEYRFSDEHDACKVT from the coding sequence ATGTTTCAGTTAGGTGTTGACGTCAGCAAGAAAACCCTGGATTTGTGTCTGCTGTGTGATGGCGTAAAAGGCAAGGTGAAAACGCGCAAGCTTAAAAACGATTTTAATGCGGTCATTGCTGTAATTAGTTGGCTCTGCAAACAGAACGTCGGGTTGAAAAATGTTCATATCATTATGGAAGCCACGGGCGTTTATCACGAATCATTAGCATATGGCCTTCACAAGGCCGGTGCGATGATATCGCTTGCCAATCCATACCGCAGTAGAGAATTTGCCCGTGGTATGGGGATCCTGACGAAAAATGACAGGGTTGATGCTTATATGCTTGCCTGTTACGGCGCGCTTAAAGCACCTGAAGCGTGGAGCCCGCCGCCGGACAACATCCTCCATCTCAGTGCGCTTTTGCATCGTCGCGATGCTCTTGTCGCAGACAGTATCCGCGAAAAAAACAGGCTGGAAAATGCAAGGGCAACTGATACCCCCGCTGTTATTACTGCATCTATAGAAAACATGCTCCGAAGTTTAGGTGCAGAACTGAAGCACCTGGACGCTCTCATACAAAGTCATCTCGATCAGGATCCTGAATTAAAAAAGAATTTTGACCTGCTGACATCAATAAAATCCGTAGGTTTTCTGTTGGGTCTGAATATGCTGGTTATCCTGGGTAGCCATCACTTCGAAACAGCGCAACAGGTCGCTGCCTTTCTCGGTGTAGTGCCTGTTGAAAAGAACTCAGGTACTTCAGTCAGAGGACGGGGACGGTTGTCAAAAATCGGGCCGCCGGAGATCCGTGCAAAACTCTATCTGGCTTCGTTGTGCGGCATGAGATTTAACCCGGCGATGAAGGCAATGTATGAGCGATTATGCCAGCGTGGTAAGGCAAAAATGTGTGCCATTGGTGCCCTGATGCGAAAACTTGTTCACTGGTGCTATGGTGTACTGAAAACACAAAAACCGTTCGATGCAGAATACCGCTTTTCTGATGAGCACGATGCATGCAAAGTGACATGA
- a CDS encoding phospholipase D family protein gives MARHLDRILGYASLSYGYPKKNAKRCRFWRDGFSIFAEQDNTALSTVLGKKMERLHTENDLEKFLLKQCGRSITIVSAFASGTVRLLKSIAAENDVEVIVGTINAFTSPTFIDDARTLLRRRLWVDFWGNTSIHWKLYLVSPDIVVIGSANFTNQGIGMGRDTCVVIQDGHLFEEYQQQLKILKRESEVMDGGSFGFDDALERHRKQHNRNQAALQIAQQGSQSRSRTRKVPTFDEWAKQGFLTIPLFVWDETHTLTRKVEAARIMYDQDGVTEHFAGNTSKPVDPKVWPYRDFLTEASYGSKPPFDPNTVVLATKANGAYMRFMQLDVIVRKDDLGLDFMIERRKGRYAHPFEITSAIKAAIVRLIEKGMCNHYAIPVEALQEELLLP, from the coding sequence ATGGCACGACACTTAGACCGAATACTAGGCTACGCATCGCTGTCATATGGGTACCCAAAGAAAAACGCTAAAAGGTGCAGGTTTTGGCGGGACGGATTTTCAATTTTTGCCGAGCAGGATAATACGGCGCTGAGCACAGTATTAGGGAAGAAAATGGAACGGCTTCATACCGAAAATGATCTTGAGAAATTCTTACTTAAACAATGCGGACGAAGCATCACAATCGTCTCCGCATTTGCCTCCGGCACCGTTAGACTCCTGAAATCTATCGCCGCTGAGAATGATGTCGAAGTGATTGTGGGTACGATCAACGCGTTTACCTCTCCGACATTTATTGACGACGCTCGAACGCTGCTCCGCCGGCGGCTTTGGGTGGATTTTTGGGGCAACACTAGCATCCACTGGAAGCTCTATCTCGTCTCGCCTGATATCGTGGTCATCGGAAGTGCAAACTTCACTAACCAAGGCATTGGGATGGGGCGAGACACTTGTGTGGTGATCCAGGACGGTCATCTTTTTGAGGAATATCAGCAACAACTGAAAATCCTAAAAAGGGAGAGTGAAGTAATGGATGGGGGATCTTTCGGCTTTGATGACGCCCTTGAGCGTCACCGCAAGCAGCACAACCGCAATCAAGCAGCCTTACAAATAGCTCAGCAAGGATCACAGTCCAGAAGCCGAACTCGCAAAGTGCCCACCTTTGATGAATGGGCAAAGCAGGGTTTCCTCACGATCCCGTTGTTTGTCTGGGATGAGACCCATACCCTGACAAGAAAGGTTGAGGCAGCCCGAATCATGTACGACCAAGATGGTGTAACCGAGCATTTCGCTGGAAATACAAGCAAACCTGTCGATCCCAAGGTATGGCCTTATCGAGACTTCCTTACTGAGGCGAGCTATGGCTCAAAACCTCCATTTGATCCGAATACGGTAGTACTCGCCACAAAAGCGAATGGTGCGTACATGCGCTTTATGCAGCTTGACGTTATTGTCCGAAAGGATGACCTCGGGCTTGACTTCATGATAGAACGCCGCAAGGGTCGATACGCACATCCTTTCGAGATTACTTCAGCAATCAAGGCTGCCATCGTGCGTCTCATCGAAAAGGGAATGTGTAACCACTACGCAATTCCAGTCGAGGCGCTTCAGGAGGAGTTGCTCTTACCCTGA
- a CDS encoding IS3 family transposase (programmed frameshift), which translates to MKKARFTETQILRVLKEVEGGRHVKDVCRENGVSEASYYNWKAKYGGMESSDIKRMKELEEENRRLKQMYASLSLDHEILKDVVFKKTLTVPEKRELVRYVMTEHQASERRGCRIIGISRSLLHYCPNTARDLPVVEALQKLAHQHPAYGFGLMFNKLRQAGLSWNAKRVYRIYRLLKLNLRCKGKKRLPNRHPQPLVIPHKMNHCWSVDFMSDALIDGRRFRLFNVVDDFNREALAIEVDLNIPAHRVVRILERLSAERGYPAFIRSDNGPELTAAALAEWAELHGVILDFIQPGRPMQNGFIERFNKTLRTEILDMYLFRTLSEVRVLTEDWRAEYNEERPHSSLGDMPPVIYARQKLAGDPHWRWY; encoded by the exons ATGAAGAAAGCGCGTTTCACTGAAACTCAGATCCTACGTGTTCTGAAAGAGGTTGAAGGTGGTCGGCATGTGAAGGATGTGTGCCGAGAAAACGGTGTGTCGGAAGCCAGCTATTACAATTGGAAAGCCAAATATGGTGGCATGGAATCCTCTGATATCAAACGAATGAAAGAGCTGGAAGAGGAAAATCGCCGGTTAAAGCAAATGTACGCATCCCTTAGTTTAGATCATGAAATTCTTAAGGATGTTGTAT TCAAAAAAACTTTAACGGTGCCTGAGAAGCGTGAGCTGGTGCGTTACGTCATGACGGAACATCAGGCCAGCGAACGACGCGGGTGCCGGATTATCGGTATTAGTCGAAGCCTGTTGCATTATTGCCCGAACACGGCGCGGGATCTGCCCGTGGTCGAGGCATTACAAAAACTTGCACATCAGCATCCGGCCTATGGTTTTGGCCTTATGTTCAATAAGTTACGTCAAGCAGGATTATCGTGGAATGCAAAACGGGTTTACCGGATCTACCGATTATTAAAACTGAACCTTCGGTGTAAAGGAAAAAAACGCTTACCTAACAGGCATCCACAGCCGTTGGTTATTCCGCATAAAATGAACCACTGTTGGTCAGTTGATTTTATGAGTGATGCCTTGATCGACGGGCGGCGATTCAGGTTATTTAACGTCGTCGATGATTTTAATCGGGAAGCGCTGGCAATCGAGGTTGATTTGAATATACCAGCTCATCGCGTTGTACGCATCCTGGAGCGGTTAAGTGCTGAAAGAGGCTATCCGGCATTTATACGCAGCGATAACGGGCCAGAACTTACAGCCGCTGCTTTAGCTGAATGGGCAGAGTTGCACGGCGTGATACTCGATTTTATTCAGCCAGGCAGGCCAATGCAGAACGGATTTATTGAGCGATTTAACAAAACGCTACGAACAGAAATACTCGATATGTATCTGTTCAGAACACTGTCAGAAGTCCGTGTGCTAACAGAAGACTGGCGCGCAGAATATAACGAAGAACGTCCGCATAGCTCACTGGGTGATATGCCACCCGTTATCTATGCGAGGCAAAAACTGGCCGGAGATCCTCATTGGCGGTGGTACTAA